A single window of Phaeodactylum tricornutum CCAP 1055/1 PHATR_bd_27x34 genomic scaffold, whole genome shotgun sequence DNA harbors:
- a CDS encoding predicted protein codes for MPTVSTFLEAPVNTLLTHHQCPIDAFVDAPINTFVDISVRVLVMMLPSMLLSMLFCQRTHQYFCRRTRQCFLCFVNTLVAVPINAFVEASVNAFVDSFVNKTVNAFVDAPIVIGSICGLILVIYRSRPISFAISSITTDEPEIVKRYGNSNRAAEGVLDDLSDGNDKGYDDGVAHSLLDGAPEGEALGRSKDDVDNEVEGSLGGI; via the coding sequence ATGCCCACCGTCAGTACTTTTCTTGAGGCTCCCGTCAACACTTTGTTAACGCACCACCAATGTCCCATTgatgcttttgttgatgcacCCATCAATACTTTTGTCGACATATCTGTCAGGGTGCTTGTGATGATGCTCCCGTCAATGCTTCTTTCGATGCTTTTTTGTCAACGCACCCATCAATACTTTTGTCGACGCACCCGTCAATGTTTTTTATGCTTTGTAAATACTTTAGTTGCAGTACCCATCAATGCTTTTGTAGAGGCTTCGGTaaatgcttttgttgattcATTTGTCAACAAAACCgtcaatgcttttgttgacgcacCCATTGTGATTGGGTCCATTTGCGGGCTGATCTTGGTTATTTACAGGTCCCGACCGATTTCGTTCGCAATATCTTCTATCACAACGGACGAGCCAGAAATCGTAAAGAGATACGGGAACAGCAACAGAGCTGCCGAAGGCGTCCTGGACGACCTATCCGACGGCAATGACAAAGGTTACGACGACGGCGTGGCCCACAGTTTGCTGGATGGCGCTCCGGAGGGCGAGGCACTGGGACGATCTAAAGATGATGTGGACAATGAAGTTGAAGGCAGTCTAGGAGGCATTTAG
- a CDS encoding predicted protein, which yields MERYSNDKLNNLLKGTIEDHECTKVAILEGGIEVFGQELRASDSTVTAFDPKSLQSSWFGKVAHNPNYDCYACRGIQSMDVLIVFHCGETKDRDRKGINFFLTHFFDADTVQ from the coding sequence ATGGAGCGCTACAGCAATGACAAGTTGAACAATCTCTTAAAAGGTACCATTGAGGATCACGAATGCACAAAGGTGGCCATTCTCGAGGGAGGTATCGAAGTGTTTGGACAAGAACTCCGCGCTTCTGATTCCACCGTCACGGCATTTGATCCGAAATCCCTGCAAAGCTCCTGGTTCGGGAAAGTCGCGCACAACCCCAACTACGATTGCTACGCCTGTCGCGGAATACAGTCAATGGATGTGCtcattgttttccattgtggTGAAACCAAAGATCGTGACAGAAAAGGCATCAATTTTTTTCTAACACATTTTTTCGACGCCGATACGGTTCAATAA